Proteins from one Rosa chinensis cultivar Old Blush chromosome 7, RchiOBHm-V2, whole genome shotgun sequence genomic window:
- the LOC112177664 gene encoding receptor-like protein EIX1 yields MMIPKFIGSLSQLKELNLAYANFSGPVPPQLGNLSNLHTLDLSSNDFEGMMIPNFIGSLSQLKELNLAYANFSGPVPPQLGNLSNLHTLDLSSNDFEGMMIPNFIGSLSQLKELKLADANFSGPVPPQLGNLSNLHTLDLSRNKYISSENLEWLSHLSSLRDLSMSGLNLSETLNWPQSLSKLTLLTGLQLYQCNLPDIANVNSNFVHIDLRANNLEGPIPDVFTSMLSLVTLDLSWNKLEGGIPKGFQNLCSLESLTLSSNQLSENIEDSVKTLSCAENTLENLDLSENQFWGSSPDLARFSKLRVLDLSSNQLNGSVPESVGQLSSLEILYLSGNSLSGVITEAHFLNLSRLRALDISGNRFSINVSSDWNPPFQLDSLEMSSCKVGPAFPKWILTQTNLYRLYLSNARLSGSLPIQVWDLFSGLELLHLSMNQIHGKLPNLSSTSLSYVYLSSNLFSGALPSFPPMLRSLYLSNNSFSGPLSSFCAPDLWFVDISKNLLSGELPNCWMQCQELEVLDLGKNKLSGKIPSWLGNLQSIWILCLHDNNFSGELPSLENCIGLVMVDLGNNNLSEKIPTWIGQRLPNLVILRLRSNEFNGIIPFSLCNLAAIHVLDLSHNNISRGLPDCFNNITALADDSGVDGEIVELVWKGIEIEFGENVEGMRGIDISSNYLVGEIPESITSMTNLISLNLSRNILTGKLPEDFGNMKMLESLDLLRNWISGKIPTSFEEFHQAPNFRVLMLLNIWEIVDFVDHR; encoded by the exons ATGATGATTCCCAAATTCATTGGCTCTCTGAGTCAATTGAAAGAACTCAATCTTGCATATGCTAATTTCAGTGGACCTGTTCCTCCCCAACTTGGAAACCTCTCTAATTTGCACACTCTTGAtctttcctccaatgattttgAAGGAATGATGATTCCCAATTTCATTGGCTCTCTGAGTCAATTGAAAGAACTCAATCTTGCATATGCTAATTTCAGTGGACCTGTTCCTCCCCAACTTGGAAACCTCTCTAATTTGCACACTCTTGAtctttcctccaatgattttgAAGGAATGATGATTCCCAATTTCATTGGTTCTCTTAGTCAATTGAAAGAACTCAAACTTGCAGATGCTAATTTCAGTGGACCTGTTCCTCCCCAACTTGGAAACCTCTCTAATTTGCACACTCTCGATCTTTCCAGGAACAAATATATTAGTTCAGAAAATCTTGAGTGGTtatctcatctttcttccttgaGAGACTTGAGCATGTCTGGGCTGAATTTGTCTGAGACTCTGAATTGGCCACAATCTTTAAGCAAGCTCACTTTACTGACAGGGCTTCAGTTATACCAGTGTAACCTTCCTGAT ATAGCCAATGTCAACAGCAACTTTGTCCATATTGATCTCCGTGCCAACAATCTTGAAGGTCCCATCCCAGATgtcttcacaagcatgctttctCTAGTAACACTAGATCTGTCTTGGAATAAACTTGAAGGTGGGATACCAAAAGGCTTTCAAAACTTATGCAGCTTAGAGTCGTTGACCTTATCCTCAAACCAATTGTCTGAAAATATTGAGGACTCTGTTAAAACCTTGTCTTGTGCTGAGAACACACTTGAGAACTTGGACTTGAGTGAAAACCAGTTTTGGGGGTCCTCGCCAGATTTGGCACGTTTTTCAAAGTTACGCGTGTTAGATCTTTCCTCTAATCAACTAAATGGGTCTGTACCCGAGAGTGTCGGGCAACTCTCTAGCCTTGAAATATTATATCTCTCCGGGAATTCTTTGAGTGGTGTCATAACAGAAGCCCACTTTTTGAACCTCTCTCGTTTACGGGCTTTGGATATTTCTGGTAATCGTTTCTCTATCAACGTGAGCTCTGATTGGAATCCACCATTTCAACTTGATTCGTTAGAGATGTCCTCTTGCAAGGTGGGCCCAGCTTTTCCCAAGTGGATTCTAACGCAAACAAATCTTTATAGGCTTTATCTTTCTAATGCTAGACTATCAGGATCATTACCTATCCAGGTTTGGGATCTATTTTCTGGCTTAGAACTATTACATCTCTCTATGAACCAAATCCATGGGAAACTACCGAATCTGTCATCGACAAGTTTAAGTTATGTTTACTTGTCTTCTAATCTATTTTCTGGCGCGTTGCCATCATTTCCTCCTATGCTCAGGTCTTTGTATCTCTCGAATAACAGTTTTTCAGGACCTTTGTCTTCCTTCTGTGCTCCAGATTTATGGTTTGTTGACATTTCTAAGAACCTATTGTCTGGGGAGCTTCCTAATTGTTGGATGCAATGTCAAGAATTGGAAGTGTTGGATTTGGGAAAGAATAAATTATCTGGAAAAATACCAAGCTGGTTAGGCAATCTACAGTCAATTTGGATATTGTGTTTACATGATAACAACTTTTCAGGAGAATTGCCTTCTTTAGAGAACTGTATCGGTTTAGTGATGGTTGACCTTGGCAACAATAACCTGTCGGAAAAGATACCAACATGGATTGGCCAAAGACTACCAAACTTGGTGATTCTACGCTTACGGTCAAATGAGTTTAATGGAATCATACCCTTCTCCCTGTGCAATCTAGCTGCCATTCATGTTTTGGACCTTTCTCACAACAATATTTCAAGAGGCTTGCCAGATTGCTTCAATAACATAACCGCTTTGGCTGATGATTCTGGAGTTGATGGTGAAATTGTGGAACTTGTGTGGAAaggaatagaaattgagtttggGGAAAATGTTGAGGGTATGAGAGGCATTGACATTTCAAGCAattatttggttggagaaattCCGGAAAGTATAACGAGTATGACAAACTTGATTTCTCTGAATCTGTCTAGAAACATATTGACGGGAAAGCTTCCTGAAGACTTTGGTAATATGAAGAT
- the LOC112175205 gene encoding uncharacterized protein LOC112175205 isoform X2: MGPYNRPNKEGNHNFRADIRGGNYTRGRGGYDSNMGRGYGNNMGRGGRTMRRGSSSNHPREYPQRGQPAPQMKGGNHNDMCYRCGSIEHWLKQCHASTQLAESYKEYRQLREQETNLAEDEDINLAEDKDGEDITLTTEDFKAANKEHEDAADFD, encoded by the coding sequence atgggtccatataaccgccccaATAAAGAAGGAAACCACAACTTTAGAGCAGACATACGTGGTGGAAACtacacacgtgggagaggtggataCGATAGTAACATGGGCCGAGGATATGGTAAcaatatgggccgtggaggtcgcACCATGAGACGTGGTAGTAGCAGCAACCATcctagggaatatccacaacGTGGACAACCTGCACCTCAAATGAAGGGAggtaaccacaatgacatgtgttatcgatgtggatcaattgagcattggctCAAGCAATGCCATGCAAGTACCCAACTAGCTGAAAGCTACAAGGAGTATAGACAATTGAGAGAGCAAGAAACCAATCTTGCTGAAGATGAAGATATCAATCTTGCTGAAGATAAAGACGGTGAAGATATCACTCTCACCactgaggacttcaaagctgcaaataaagagcacgaggatgccgcagactttgattag
- the LOC112175205 gene encoding uncharacterized protein LOC112175205 isoform X1 yields MSNEPRLDFPILDSTGSEYHGWVTDVENHLTAKGILPIIQAPIQGLVFQRTPTKHAQAIILMRRHMDKTLKLEYMSIKDARDLCVALEERFGNIQDTLLPDLKVQWNNIRFSNFKSIAEYNSEALRLKAVLRFCAKPLTKEELIEKTLSTIPVSAIVISKQYRTEVNAE; encoded by the coding sequence atgtcgaatgaacctagactcgactttccaatacttgactcaacaggctcggaataCCATGGCTGGgtaaccgacgttgagaaccatctcactgcAAAAGGGATATTGCCCATAATACAGGCACCTATCCAGGGCCTTGTGTTCCAACGAACACCCACAAAGCATGCACAAgctattatcttgatgcgacgccatatggacaaaaCACTCAAATTAGAGTACATGTCAATCAAAGATGCCAGAGACCTATgcgtagcgctagaagagcgttttggtaatatccaagataccctcctccctgacttgaaggttcagtgGAACAATATACGCTTCTCCAACTTCAAGTCTATTGCTGAATACaactcagaagctcttcgcctcaAAGCCGTGTTGAGGTTCTGTGCAAAGCCCCTCACAAAagaagaactaattgagaagactctctccaccatccccgtctcagcaattgtgatatcaaagcaatatcgcactgaagtcaatgctgaaTGA